The genomic segment TAGTCTGATAAGCCACAGTGGCCTCCTCCGGATTTATCCCATCATTTATAGATGCTCCCCCCGGGTAGGAAAGATGATGAATAACACGAAACTCATTGGGTTCCTTTTTTGGTACAAGGCCTAAAGGGGATACCTGCAAGTTGGGGAAAGGTGGTGCAAGAAATGGACCTTGAATTCGACCTAATTGGATTTCtttgttaattttttgtttcaaaGCAGTGGGGTTATCAAGGGCAGATTTTAGATTTTTTGAAAGCCTAAATATACGTGGCCCCTGATATTTGAGAGTAAAACCATTGGTGAAACCCTTATACAAAAATTGAAAAGCATCCCTCGGGTAACCCTCTAAGAAAGGCAGCAAAACTTGGACCTTAATAGGGGTTGGAagtttattatttgttttgtttgttttgggggCGTTGGCCTTGGCTGGTAGCTGACTGGCCATTGCCTCCACCTTTTGAGGTGGAGTCAGGATTGTTAGCGGAGGATTGTGACTTACACTGTCGGGAGGAATGGGCTCCTCCACAGTTGGAGAAGGTATGGGGAAACTTGCAGCGGGTTCCCCGCTTGCATGATCCTACTTTGTTGAACGACCAACAAATTCCTTTTGGGAAGTTGTTGGCCGATTTCTGGGGAAAGGGCTGTTGAACCGCTGGTTGGTTACGTGCTGCATTTCTGAGACCAATGGCTGTCGCCTCTAAATAAAATTCAGAGTGCATGTCACCCCATGAAGCATGGGGATAAAACTGATGCCATTGTCGAAAATTACAATCATAGTTCAGTGCTGCAGCAATTCCCGACCTCCTGTGAAGCGTTTGAACAATGTCAGCATATTTCATAAGAGATGAAATAGCCTGTGGATGAGTTTGTACGTAAATGGCTACAAAGACATGAAAGGCAGACAACCACTGCTCAATGTTTCtgatagaaaattatttttgttttggaaCAATGGCCAATTCCGTGCCATGTAactgaattttgaaattttctgtGTCTGCTGACTTTTGAATGAGTAGCCCAAAATCAATGAACTCATCGGCtagaattttcattttaattttggtatcaacATGCATACCGAGAGGTCGGGAGATGCTGTGAATAGTAGGATGCATAAGGTTTGTCTCACCCGTCAAATTTGACACAACAATTTGCTAATGGTGCAGTAATGTTCATATTTGATAAATGTTCCGGTTGTTGGATATTTGTGTGCACTGATGGCATAGAAAGTCCACTGTTAGCCTGTGGAACAATGTTTGTCATATCTGAGGCTTGAACCGTCGGAGATCCAGATGCTGCAGCAGGAATGTTGATTCCTGGCGCCACTGCAGGGAGTActtgtgtactgtagttagcTGGTGGACCTGGTGGAAGGACTGTTGGTGCTGTGGCACCTGCGCCATTTACAGGCATAGGCATAATGTATCCCTCATCCTTCATTTTTTGGAATAGCTCCTTAATAATCTCCTGTGTCGTTGGCAATGATGCGGGGCTTGCCAACCCCACAACTGGTGTTGTCACTTCAACATGAGGAGCTGGCGGTTGAGTCTCAGGATCTTGTATTCTCGTACTTGTAGGACGTCTCCTACCCACCAATGTGTTTTGCAGTGCTGCACGCCTACGTGTCCTCCTTGAAGGACCTGGCCCATGCTCTGGaaaataaatttattgaaaCAGTATCTGGATATCAATATGTCTCAAAAACCAAAGATCTAATGATTCCAACGTAGACCGAACCCATCAGTCTGTGAGGTAATATGTGTTGTAAAGTTAAACAAACACAAAGTCAACATTTAGAGTTCAAATGATTCCTGGGTGTTGATAATTACCGAAACAAATTAAACTCAAAACAATGTTGAAAGTTTTAAAACTGTTCAATAGTTAGAACATTCCTTAGCATCTGATGAAAGAAAATAGCTGTCAAATAGCTAGGGAATTCATTCACCATGTTGAACGAAAATTATTTGAACTGTAGGTTAATAAAGTCTATGTGATACAAATTATCTGTTTACACAGAACACATGAACATGTATGAGAAACACACACATAAACGTGTGTGATAAAAACTGTGTAGTACCATACAGTGAAACGCTTATTTTATAAACTACAAAATATGCATACACATGCTAACAGAATTTGCACAGCCCACATGAGCTAACACGGTAAAAAGCTGTAAAACACATGTAAAACGAACATGTAAACACTAAACATGTGAAATGCACATGTAAACACTACACATGTGAAATACACATGTAAACACAGACTACACAGCCCACATGAACTCACGTGGTAAAAACTGCACAACACATCACGTGAAATCACATGTAAAATAAGACTCCTCAACCAACATGTGACAAACGCGCCTACAATTGTATACAACACACTACACATGTGAATgcacatgtaaacaaatctgCAGAGCCTAATTTACGTTACACGTAATCAAAGTGAAACTACCTAGGCGGCAACCTCCTATGTAAACACAGTTTGACCTCTCGCCTGCCAACAATATCCGTTTGTAACAAATATAAAGGGTATCTAATCTCagatatattttacagaaaCATCGTGAAGATGCGACAAATGTAACGTACGATTCCACTACAACACTTACTATTGACCTAGATAAGCAACAGCTGGGCGGAAGTACTCTACACTTGCGCAGTCAAACTCAAAGTATGACATCACATACATCCCATAATAGCTCAAGtgtttgtaaacaatactgataaTGAATATGCATGACCTTACCTTATCGAGAAGGAAAATAAGTCACATGTTATCGGCAACCAATCGTAAACCCCGTAGGGCGGGCACCTCGGACAGAATAGATGTATTTGCGCATGCCCCCAGGCGATAAATGGACTCCATCCCTACACAAGACATCCAAAACACCGTCCTTGAGACCCTTATGTCGCCAGTAGAAAACTTTTGAACCCACACAGCTATGTTTCAAAGACATATACATAAAATCCACATTGTCGTTATAGATATCAACAGTTGAACATCTTGTTGTCTTACGATAGAACAACTGCATAAAACCGACTCGCTTGACACCAAATCCCGCCATTAACCACTGAGCTATAGAAAGTAGGTCGGTAACCAAAGTGTCCTTCATCCTCTCATAATCGACACAGTCTAAGTCGTTTCCTCCAATTTGAAGTAAAACCACAGAGGGCTGCACATTccgtacatgtataatatccCAAATCCAGCGAGCATACAGCTGATTGATTTTACCGCCACTTTTACCGACACAACAAATTGCTAAACGGTCTGGGTCAAAACCGAGATTCGTCCATGAGCCCACTAGGCTATCATCCAATCTTTTGATGAAACTATGACCCAATACCAGGACCGAAGACATTGTAACGGACAATCCAGAATGTCAACAAAAACTTTGGTAAAAATATGGTCTAGAAATGGAAGATCAAAATAGGCAGATAACTTAAACAGATCAAAATTGACCTTGACCGTATTACCCACCTTGTTCTGCCATCTTGGATCTTCAGCCTCTGAGTGAAGGCAGCTACGTCATGCGCTTTTGTAGCGTTCTAAATTTAGCAACATATTAATGCGCAAAGTGATTTGCTTGACCATCTCACTCCTCCCTTTACTGCCTCCTTCAATAATTACTGTAAAGTTTCTAAATAAAAACAGGAATCCTAAACAGAGTTCTGCCTGCATAAATGGcattaaaacaagttttaatttgtatttattcgCAAGACTGACGCTCCTTGGATGCACAATGAAATCAGAAAACTTATTCGGAAGCGCAAACGTGCCCATAGCAATGCTAAACGAAGAAATACGCCGGAATCATGGCAACAGTTTAAAAATTTACGAAATCGCTGTGTATCATTAGTTCGTGTGGCTAAGGCTAATTTTCGTGATAAAATGATTCAATCATTGCACAACGAATCGAATCTAAATTCAAAATCTTGTTGGAAAAATCTTAAAACTCTATGTGGGTTTAACAAATCCACTGACATACCTATACTCAAAACTAATGACACTTACATCGACAACGACATGGACAAAAGCGAGGCACTGAATGACTTTTTTGCTAGACAATGTTTTCTTGACGACAACAACACACCGTTACCACCTATTGACGGACGAAACAACATCGTACATAAACTCGACATAATCTCTATTACAACTGAAGACGTAAAAGACGCTATTTCACAATTAAATGTTAATAAAGCTGTCGGTCCTGATCTTATCCACCCGCGTATTCTTAAAGAAGCTACCAATCAGTTATCCCAACCGttatcaaaattattcaatatatcATTAAGACTAGGCTTGTTCCCTTCAAAATGGAAAGTTGCAAATGTTATACCAGTTTTCAAAAAGGGTGACTCTTcttctgtaaataattatagaCCAATATCCCTATTGAGTATTCTAAGTAAAGTCATGGAAAGATGTATTTTCAAGTATCTTTATAATCACTAACACACTAACAGTATATTTACTAAACATCAGTCAGGATTTAGGCACGGCGATTCCACTATAAACCAGTTGGTAGACATAACTAATAGATTTTATTCGGCAATTGATGATGGCAAAGAAATTCGGGTTCTCTTTTTTGACATTAGCAAAGCATTTGAAAAGGTATGGCACAGAGGTCTTCTTCATAAATTAGAATCTATAGGTATCACTTACAAAGCCCTACaatttttcacaaattatttacaTGGACGTCAACAATGTGTTGTTATAAATGGTGCTTCTTCATCTCTTAAAACTTTGTATGCTGGAGTTCCCCAGGGGTCTATTCTGGGACCAATTTTATTCTTAGTTTTCattaatgatattgttaatGAAATTACTTGCGATATTCGTCTCTTCCTCTCTTCTGACATAACAAAAATTTCTAACTGGGCTAGTTCTTGGCTTGTTACATTTAATCCAAACAAAACTGAATCATTGATTATTTCCAAAAAACTTTACAAACCTTTTCATCCGACTCTATATATGCTTAATACCCCCTATATTTCTGAAGTTGAACACCACAAGCACCTAGGTTTAAATTTTAGTAATGATGGAAGATGGGATGAACACGTTgatacaataattaataaatcaCAGTCAAAACTTGGAATTATGAGAAAACTAAAATTTTATTAGATAGATCTTCTCtagaaaaaatatgtatattcttTATAAGACCCTTAATTGAATACGGGGACGTGGTTTGGTCTAACATCCCACAAAACCTTTCAAatttattagaaaatatcaatattgaagCCGCAAGAATCGTCACTGGCTCGACACGTCTAGTTAACACTGACAAACTTTTACGAGACGTAGGTTGGGATACACTTGAGACAAGACGTAGACACCATAGACtgatattatttcataaaatgtatcatAGCCTAAGCCCTTCTTATTTGTCGAACCTTATTCCTCGTCTTACTGACCATCGCTATCAGACAAGACAGGCTAGAAATATACCTACAATCCTCTGTAGAACtgcaacatatttcaactcatTTCTTCCTTGTGTCATTCGCGAATGGAATGCATTGCCTGAACATGTACAAAACCTAACGGTCCCACAGTTTAAATCATATCTGTATAGAAATAAGGTGCAAGTTCCAAAATATTACAACAGTGGAAGTAGATTGGGTCAGATATACCATAGCAGATTACGACTTGGCTGTAGCAGTCTCTCACAACACCTCTTTCTCAAAAATATTACTGATAATCCTCTTTGTCACTGCGGTGAAGTAAAATCTCCTGAACATTTCCTCTTTCATTGACCCCAATATACTCGTATTAGAAGAGAAACAATAGATACCCTCCCTTATAATGTTAACTTAAAGTCTGCTCTCTGTGGGGACAGTACTCTTCTTCCAGATCAAAATGAAGACATATTCCTTACTGTTCAACGTTTTATTCTAGAAAGCAGACGCTTCTCAAATTGATATCGTATATCAAGAGCTCGATCGGGTGATTCTTGGAGCTTTATCTGTATTACAATGGCATCATAtctctaaatataatatatatataacatgtttatcataataatGAATTAAATAGAATACGCGCCAACATGTATCATGTACATACTGGTACTGACACAGTTGGGACATGGATTAAgattttgaattatgattttcaTTATTACCTAATTTTTCTGGTTTAAACTTTGTATCAAACTTACCATATCCATGCTCTTTTGACTTACCGTCGCCTGTATATAGTTTGCTATTTCTTTTATAAGGAGACGAATTAACATAAGCTTTAGGCTTGTTTTCGAATCCTTACAttcatgtaatgtgtacaactttgctgtttacaaaataaaatactgtttaaaccaaagAAACTACCCACATGTCTTAGACTCGTATGTTCATTCTGAGCTCATATGCTGAGCGCATATAAGCGTAAgtttacaattctataaatagctttgCAGCCAAAAATTCCACGGGATAACTTCAGGTGTCACGTGACTAATCACGTGATTATCACTAATTGACAAAAATGGCGGTAATGtctatttatttgtatgtcgctagatTACGcaaaaaatatcaacaggaatggaaggcaagttgtaacatgaaattttttaaataaaatcatttgtttatttgaaaagaatataACGATTATGATCAGTGACTGATTGATGTACTGGCGTCTTGTTTGTCAAAACAGTTTGGCCTATATTTGTCTCGTCGGACAGCGCGACCGCAGTTTTCTATCGGAGGTAAACTATTTGCATTTtcgatgttactaggggtcataaaatagatgtttgctaggcctaattaaaTGTACATCTTATATAgtataacaaaaaaacatcTTGTGTAAATCTTGGATTTAATAGACCGTTTTGTCCTTCAATTGATTTTTTGTTCAAAGattacaagcagctttactgattcagatgtatatcaataatcttccacaagtATTAAAGAATAAGGGAAATAACTATACGcagctattggaaagttgtaggcagataaatatgttatacaattTTTTGTTATACATACTTGTGTTATCTGAGGAgtcaataatgttttttttctgtatttatttgAGAAATCGCTCATATTTGTGGTATGTTTTGAGGAGTCGCTGGTGTTTGTGGTATTTATTTGAGAAATCGCTCTTGTTTGTGTTATCTGAGGAGTCAATGCTGTTCTTTTCTGTATCTGTTTGAGGAGTCGCTCGTGTTTGAGAAGTCAGTCGTTTGTGTTACCAGTTTGAGAAGTCAGTCGTTTGTGTTACCAGTTTGAGAAGTCAGTCTTTTGTGTTACCAGTTTGAGAAGTCAGTCGTGTTTGAGAAGTCAGTCGTTTGTGTTACCAGTTTGAGAAGTCAGTCTTTTGTGTTACCAGTTTGAGAAGTCAGTCGTGTTTGAGAAGTCAGTCGTTTGTGTTACCAGTTTGAGAAGTCAGTCGTTTGTGTTACCAGTTTGAGAAGTCAGTCGTATTTGAGAAGTCAGTCGTTTGTGTTACCAGTTTGAGAAGTCAGTCGTTTGTGTTACCAGTTTGAGAAGTCAGTCGTTTGTGTTACCAGTTTGAGAAGTCAGTCGTGTTTGAGAAGTCAGTCGTTTGTGTTACCAGTTTGAGAAGTCAGTCTTTTGTGTTACCAGTTTGAGAAGTCAGTCGTGTTTGAGAGGTCAGTCGTGTTTGAGAAGTCAGTCGTTTGTGTTACCAGTTTGAGAAGTCAGTCTTTTGTGTTACCAGTTTGAGAAGTCAGTCGTTTGTGTTACCAGTTTGAGAAGTCAGTCTTTTGTGTTACCAGTTTGAGAAGTCAGTCGTGTTTGAGAAGTCAGTCGTTTGTGTTACCAGTTTGAGAAGTCAGTCGTTTGTGTTACCAGTTTGAGAAGTCAGTCGTATTTGAGAAGTCAGTCGTTTGTGTTACCAGTTTGAGAAGTCAGTCTTTTGTGTTACCAGTTTGAGAAGTCAGTCGTGTTTGAGAAGTCAGTCGTGTTTGAGAAGTCAGTCGTTTGTGTTACCAGTTTGAGAAGTCAGTCTTTTGTGTTACCAGTTTGAGAAGTCAGTCGTGTTTGAGAGGTCAGTCGTGTTTGAGAAGTCAGTCGTTTGTGTTACCAGTTTGAGAAGTCAGTCTTTTGTGTTACCAGTTTGAAAAGATAGTCGTATTTGCGTTATTTGTTAGAGGAGCCGCTACTTATTTTTGCGATGTCTGtttggtatggtatggtatggtatggtatggtatggcaTGGCATGGCATTGTCTTGCTGACATGTATGTTCGTTTCCTCGCTAGACTCGGGACTTTtgatgatttgtttatttacaacTTAACTTATGTTATTTGGATCTGAAACGAATACTCggtttatatatacttttatatGTCCCATTGCCCTACATGTTGATATGCGGATGCTATAGATGACCTTTGACCCGTTTTACACAATACATGCAAGTACTTATATTTGAATGTGCGGATGATAGAGTTTCAGGCGATCGTGCTCTGTATACCACTTCCTTAGCAGATCTTCCTTGTGTCAACATTTACACGGACTTCCTCGTCCATTCAATTGTGTGGCTTTCAAGAGCCAAGATGTGTTGTTGGTTGGTGCCAGGATTGCTGATTCTGGTACTGAACAATGGACTAGCTCATGGCCAAGGTAAGACTATTATGTATAAACATGCAGTGTAACAACAATCCAACTTTcagacagtaacaacaatacaatctacagactagcaacaatacaatctacagactagcaacaatacaatctacagacagtaacaacaatacaatctacagacagtaacaacaatacaatctacagacaggaacaatacaatctacagacagtaacaacaatacaatctacagacagtaacaatacaatctacagacagtaacaatacaatctacagacagtaacaacaatacaatctacagacagtaacaatacaatctacagacagtaacaacaatacaatctacagacagtaacaatacaatctacagacagtaacaacaatacaatctacagacagtaacaatacaatctacagacagtaacaatacaatctacagacagtaacaacaatacaatctacagacagtaacaacaatacaatctacagacagtaacacaatacaatctacagacagtaacaacaatacaatctacagacagtaacaacaatacaatctacagacagtaacaacaatacaatctacagacagtaacaacaatacaatctacagacagtaacaacaatacaatctacagacagtaacaacaatacaatctacagacagtaacaacaatacaatctacagacagtaacaacaatacaatctacagacagtaacaacaatacaatctacagacagtaacaatacaatctacagacagtaacaacaatacaatctacagacagtaacaatacaatctacagacagtaacaatacaatctacagacagtaacaacaatacaatctacagacagtaacaacaatacaatctacagacagtaacaacaatacaatctacagacagtaacaacaatacaatctacagacagtaacaaaatacaatctacagacagtaacaacaatacaatctacagacagtaacaacaatacaatctacagacagtaacaacaatacaatctacagacagtaacaacaatacaatctacagacagtaacaacaatacaatctacagacagtaacaatacaatctacagacagtaacaatacaatctacagacagtaacaatacaatctacagacagtaacaacaatacaatctacagacagtaacaacaatacaatctacagacagtaacaatacaatctacagacagtaacacaatacaatctacagacagtaacacaatacaatctacagacagtaacaacaatacaatctacagacagtaacaacaatacaatctacagacagtaacaacaatacaatctacagacagtaacaacaatacaatctacagacagtaacaatacaatctacagacagtaacaacaatacaatctacagacagtaacaacaatacaatctacagacagtaacaacaatacaatctacagacagtaacaacaatacaatctacagacagtaacaatacaatctacagacagtaacaacaatacaatctacagacagtaacaacaatacaatctacagacagtaacaacaatacaatctacagacagtaacaacaatacaatctacagacagtaacaacaatacaatctacagacagtaacaaacaatacaatctacagacagtaacaacaatacaatctacagacagtaacaaatacaatctacagacagtaacaacaatacaatctacagacagtaacaacaatacaatctacagacagtaacaacaatacaatctacagacagtacaacaatacaatctacagacagtaacaacaatacaatctacagacagtaacaacaatacaatctacagacagtaacaatacaatctacagacagtaacaatacaatctacagacagtaacaacaatacaatatacagacagtaacaacaatacaatctacagacagtaacaacaatacaatctacagacagtaacaaatacaatctacagacagtaacaacaatacaatctacagacagtaacaacaatacaatctacagacagtaacaacaatacaatctacagacagtaacaacaatacaatctacagacagtaacaacaatacaatctacagacagtaacaacaatacaatctacagacagtaacaatacaatctacagacagtaacaatacaatctacagacagtaacaatacaatctacagacagtaacaacaatacaatctacagacagtaacaacaatacaatctacagacagtaacaacaatacaatctacagacagtaacaatacaatctacagacagtaacaacaatacaatctacagacagtaacaacaatacaatctacagacagtaacaatacaatctacagacagtaacaatacaatctacagacagtaacaataatacaatctacagacagtaacaacaatacaatctacagacaggaacaatacaatctacagacagtaacaatacaatctacagacagtaacaacaatacaatctacagacagtaataacaatacaatctacagacagtaacaataatacaatctacagacagtaacaacaatacaatctacagacagtaaaacaatacaatctacagacagtaacaacaatacaatctacagacagtaacaacaatacaatctacagacagtaacaacaatacaatctacagacagtaacaacaatacaatctacagacagtaacaacaatacattctacagacagtaacaacaaaacaatctacagacagtaacaacaatacaatctacagacagtaacaatacaatctacagacagtaacaacaatacaatctacagacagtaacaacaatacaatctacaaacagtaacaacaatacaatctacagacagtaacaacaatacaatctaaagacagtaacaacaatacaatctacagacagtaacaacaatacaatctacagacagtaacaatacaatctatagacagtaacaacaatacaatctacagacagtaacaacaatacaatctacagacagtaacaacaatacaatctacagacagtaacaacaatacaatctacagacagtaacaatacaatctacagacagtaacaatacaatctacagacagtaacaacaatacaatctacagacagtaacaacaatacaatctacagacagtaacaatacaatctacagacagtaacaacaatacaagctacagacagtaacaacaatacaatctacagacagtaacaacaatacaatctacagacagtaacaacaatacaatctacagacagtaacaataatacaatctacagacagtaacaacaatacaatctacagacagtaacaatacaatctacagacagtaacaacaatacaatctacagtcagtaacaataatacaatctacagacagtaacaataatacaatctacagacagtaacaacaatacaatctacagacagtaacaataatacaatctacagacagtaacaacaatacaatctacagacagtaacaatacaatctacagacagtaacaacaatacaatctacagacagtaacaacaatacaatctacagacagtaacaacaatacaatctacagacagtaacaataatacaatctacagacagtaacaacaatacaatctacagacagtaacaatacaatctacagacagtaacaacaatacaatctacagtcagtaaaaacaatacaatatacagacagtaacaacaatacaatgtacagacagtaacaacaatacaatctacagacagtaacaacaatacaatctacagacagtaacaacaatacaatctacagacagtaacaacaatacaatctacagacagtaacaatacaatctacagacagtaacaacaatacaatctacagacagtaacaatacaatctacagacagtaacaacaatacaatctacagacagtaacaacaatacaatctacagacagtaacaatacaatct from the Pecten maximus chromosome 4, xPecMax1.1, whole genome shotgun sequence genome contains:
- the LOC117326194 gene encoding uncharacterized protein LOC117326194 isoform X2: MAEQEHGPGPSRRTRRRAALQNTLVGRRRPTSTRIQDPETQPPAPHVEVTTPVVGLASPASLPTTQEIIKELFQKMKDEGYIMPMPVNGAGATAPTVLPPGPPANYSTQVLPAVAPGINIPAAASGSPTVQASDMTNIVPQANSGLSMPSVHTNIQQPEHLSNMNITAPLANCCVKFDG